In the genome of Xenopus tropicalis strain Nigerian chromosome 10, UCB_Xtro_10.0, whole genome shotgun sequence, the window ggagattagtctcgccacaacaaatctccattgtcgcgggcaactaatctccccgcaatgccatctcaccggctagaatgtaaatcactggtgggatggcatacgcggcgccactaagttgccttgagaggaaacatcgGCGACTTtggccatcccaccagcgatttacattctagccggtgggatggcattgcggggagattagttgcccgcaacaatggagatttgttgcacgcgactaatctctccgtgtgtcacggccctaacagTGTTTCTGTGGTGTCTGTAGTTGTATGAGAGAGAATCCCTTGGAGACAATGGATGGGGAAGGGCTTATGTTCCAAAGAAAGAGATAACAGGACAGGTTTAGAGGTCAGAAGAACCCAGCACTTACCTGTTGGCCTGTGGGAGAGGAGCTCATTGGCGACTGCAATGCCATGGAGGGTGACAAGATGGGAGGCTGTGGTACTTGCTGCATGTTGAGGGACTGGTTGAGAAGAGAGCTGGGAGGGTGGCGCAGATGCTGGTGAAGGGGTGGGCTGATTTGGAAAGGGGGTGGTGGGgaggcactgatgctgggcaacATGGATTTGGCATTGAGAGTCCGGGAGAGGCCCGAGTGGGGGTGCCCACGGTAGCTCTGAAGGTCTGTAGGCGACAAGAACGAGGCAAGACCAGGGTAGGGGGAGGAGGACTGCGGGGGGAGATTGTACATAGACTGCTTTGGGAGGATCATTTTGGAGGCTTGGTTGGCCTGGGAGTTCTTTGTGTCTCCTTGTTCGCTGTAGCTCTGGTGAAAGAAATGATACGTGTGAGTGGTCTCTACACTAAAGCATcagttcacaatatatatatatatatatacacacaattatCATTGCACCGGTGCCAGTAAGATCCAATGGTCAGCTCCCTTTGGACTGGGGTAGTTGGTAGATATCTCAGGGTTTCTTGTTAGGGATGTGTGGGCTACTGGCCAGGATCCAGAAGGTTTTGGTTTATAATTTTGGCTTGGTAAATCTATTAGGGGCAAGGCTAAATCAATAGTTATATCAGGATCTGATTGGATGAAAACCTTCATTCATAAATATATTGAGATTGATAAGTGCCTTTTGTATTCTACTCTGGCCATTTTAATAAAGGAACAGCTGCATAGGAACATTACTGTACCCCTTAATGTGTGATAAAGTACTACATTAATTCCCTTTATTGCAGCCTTTCTTATTTTAAAGGGCACGCTACAGTAATAACCAATAGAAATTGGAATATGCAACATGTCTTGCCCCTCTTCTTCTTACCGGGCAGTAATGGAGGCTAACAGTCCCTTGTTGTGACTGAATGGTAGTTACACCGTGCCCTATAACCTGCTGCTATTTACAAGTTCCTACCCCATGGGAAGGGCATGGATATGCCGTTGGAATTAGTTACCTTGGAAACGAGGCTGGCTCTGTATGCCGCGAGGGCCTTCAGATATTCCTTCTTGGCTGCCTCGGTCTTCCTCTTGTAGGCCTAAAGTAGACATGGAGGTACAATGAGGTTGAGTCTCAGTATAGAGAGCCGGGTTGGATACGACAAATTGTACATAGGATCCATAGGTCATAAAGCTCGTTTAATACAATTCTGCCGAATACAAGCATTGGCACCACAAACAGACACGTAACAAAGATGGCTGCCCACCTGCTTTTGCTCTTCGCCGAGGCTATCCCACATGGACGCCACAATTTTGGAAACGTCGCCAAAAGTAGCATTTGGATTCTGTCCCTTAATAGCTGCCTGGGTGTCTCTAAAAAACAAGGCGTAGGCAGAAACGGGCTTCTGGGGCTCATTGGggtctttcttcttctttttcttctggtTCTTGGGTTTCTTACCGAGATCGTTTGAAGGTCGTTTCTCTCCCGCACCCTGGAGGCAAGAAgaatcttttaaaggggaagaagaGACACAGCTttccctatacaggtataggacccgttatccagaatgctcgggaccaagggtattccggataaggggtctttctgtaatctggatctccataacttaagtctgctaaaatatcaataaaattagttgggatcaagtacaggtactgttttattattacagagaaaagggaatcatttaaccattaaataaacccaatagggctgttctgcccccaataaggggtaattatatcttagttgggatcaagtacaggtactgttttattattacagagaaaagggaatcatttaaccatgaaataaacccaatagggctgttctgccccaataaggggtaattatatcttagttgggatcaagtacaggtactgttttattattacagagaaaagggaatcatttaaccatgaaataaacccaatagggctgttctgccccaataaggggtaattatatcttagttgggatcaagtacaggtactgttttattattacagagaaaagggaatcatttaaccatgaaataaacccaatagggctgttctgccccaataaggggtaattatatcttagttgggatcaagtacaggtactgttttattattacagagaaaagggaatcagttttaaaatactgaattgtttgattaaaatggagtctatgggagacgagctttccgtaattcggagatttctggataacgggtttccggataaggggtccgatacctgtatagtgatCCAGTTAGAAATTGGGGACTTGAATACAATAAACCAAAAATGGAAATCATTAGCAGGAATAACCaataatagtaaatatatatttcttcccAGTATTAGATTCTGAGAGTTCCTACCTTATAATGAGATTCGGTCTCCTCTTCCTGGGTGGAGCTAGAAGGAGAGGGAGTAGCCGATTTGCTGCCCGGAGGGGAAGGGGATCCATGGGTGACTGCACTCCTCATTCCCA includes:
- the tox2 gene encoding TOX high mobility group box family member 2 isoform X5; amino-acid sequence: MYMSMNENNQDFLSTNQTYNGQSESNEDYEIPPITPPNMPDPSLLHLVDHESGYHSLCHSLPPNSLIPAYSYQNMDFPAVMVSSMLSQDGHLLSSQLPTIQELVHSEGSSYDPNHQVSLINRSGMLPSHMSALSQSQLVSQMGMRSAVTHGSPSPPGSKSATPSPSSSTQEEETESHYKGAGEKRPSNDLGKKPKNQKKKKKKDPNEPQKPVSAYALFFRDTQAAIKGQNPNATFGDVSKIVASMWDSLGEEQKQAYKRKTEAAKKEYLKALAAYRASLVSKSYSEQGDTKNSQANQASKMILPKQSMYNLPPQSSSPYPGLASFLSPTDLQSYRGHPHSGLSRTLNAKSMLPSISASPPPPFQISPPLHQHLRHPPSSLLNQSLNMQQVPQPPILSPSMALQSPMSSSPTGQQDFSHLPSEFQSSVGPRSPTSSNPPGNPEWDNEFPNRECGINPCSSLPRDKSLYLT
- the tox2 gene encoding TOX high mobility group box family member 2 isoform X3; amino-acid sequence: MDVRFYPPAPTSVGTLSADPTCISPLDFYHCNKFDGENMYMSMNENNQDFLSTNQTYNGQSESNEDYEIPPITPPNMPDPSLLHLVDHESGYHSLCHSLPPNSLIPAYSYQNMDFPAVMVSSMLSQDGHLLSSQLPTIQELVHSEGSSYDPNHQVSLINRSGMLPSHMSALSQSQLVSQMGMRSAVTHGSPSPPGSKSATPSPSSSTQEEETESHYKGAGEKRPSNDLGKKPKNQKKKKKKDPNEPQKPVSAYALFFRDTQAAIKGQNPNATFGDVSKIVASMWDSLGEEQKQAYKRKTEAAKKEYLKALAAYRASLVSKSYSEQGDTKNSQANQASKMILPKQSMYNLPPQSSSPYPGLASFLSPTDLQSYRGHPHSGLSRTLNAKSMLPSISASPPPPFQISPPLHQHLRHPPSSLLNQSLNMQQVPQPPILSPSMALQSPMSSSPTGQQFSPKGQVSLPHLEPHMYLLRTAERMDISESLKHWIPRPR
- the tox2 gene encoding TOX high mobility group box family member 2 isoform X4, which gives rise to MFRILEKYLRFDGENMYMSMNENNQDFLSTNQTYNGQSESNEDYEIPPITPPNMPDPSLLHLVDHESGYHSLCHSLPPNSLIPAYSYQNMDFPAVMVSSMLSQDGHLLSSQLPTIQELVHSEGSSYDPNHQVSLINRSGMLPSHMSALSQSQLVSQMGMRSAVTHGSPSPPGSKSATPSPSSSTQEEETESHYKGAGEKRPSNDLGKKPKNQKKKKKKDPNEPQKPVSAYALFFRDTQAAIKGQNPNATFGDVSKIVASMWDSLGEEQKQAYKRKTEAAKKEYLKALAAYRASLVSKSYSEQGDTKNSQANQASKMILPKQSMYNLPPQSSSPYPGLASFLSPTDLQSYRGHPHSGLSRTLNAKSMLPSISASPPPPFQISPPLHQHLRHPPSSLLNQSLNMQQVPQPPILSPSMALQSPMSSSPTGQQDFSHLPSEFQSSVGPRSPTSSNPPGNPEWDNEFPNRECGINPCSSLPRDKSLYLT
- the tox2 gene encoding TOX high mobility group box family member 2 isoform X1 is translated as MDVRFYPPAPTSVGTLSADPTCISPLDFYHCNKFDGENMYMSMNENNQDFLSTNQTYNGQSESNEDYEIPPITPPNMPDPSLLHLVDHESGYHSLCHSLPPNSLIPAYSYQNMDFPAVMVSSMLSQDGHLLSSQLPTIQELVHSEGSSYDPNHQVSLINRSGMLPSHMSALSQSQLVSQMGMRSAVTHGSPSPPGSKSATPSPSSSTQEEETESHYKGAGEKRPSNDLGKKPKNQKKKKKKDPNEPQKPVSAYALFFRDTQAAIKGQNPNATFGDVSKIVASMWDSLGEEQKQAYKRKTEAAKKEYLKALAAYRASLVSKSYSEQGDTKNSQANQASKMILPKQSMYNLPPQSSSPYPGLASFLSPTDLQSYRGHPHSGLSRTLNAKSMLPSISASPPPPFQISPPLHQHLRHPPSSLLNQSLNMQQVPQPPILSPSMALQSPMSSSPTGQQDFSHLPSEFQSSVGPRSPTSSNPPGNPEWDNEFPNRECGINPCSSLPRDKSLYLT
- the tox2 gene encoding TOX high mobility group box family member 2 isoform X2, with protein sequence MDVRFYPPAPTSVGTLSADPTCISPLDFYHCNKFDGENMYMSMNENNQDFLSTNQTYNGQSESNEDYEIPPITPPNMPDPSLLHLVDHESGYHSLCHSLPPNSLIPAYSYQNMDFPAVMVSSMLSQDGHLLSSQLPTIQELVHSEGSSYDPNHQVSLINRSGMLPSHMSALSQSQLVSQMGMRSAVTHGSPSPPGSKSATPSPSSSTQEEETESHYKGAGEKRPSNDLGKKPKNQKKKKKKDPNEPQKPVSAYALFFRDTQAAIKGQNPNATFGDVSKIVASMWDSLGEEQKQAYKRKTEAAKKEYLKALAAYRASLVSKSYSEQGDTKNSQANQASKMILPKQSMYNLPPQSSSPYPGLASFLSPTDLQSYRGHPHSGLSRTLNAKSMLPSISASPPPPFQISPPLHQHLRHPPSSLLNQSLNMQQVPQPPILSPSMALQSPMSSSPTGQQSSVGPRSPTSSNPPGNPEWDNEFPNRECGINPCSSLPRDKSLYLT